From the genome of Solanum lycopersicum chromosome 7, SLM_r2.1:
tgtcacgatccaaatctaCATTCTAGACGTGATCGACGCTCGAAAATCATTGTTGGTCTCCAAGAGAATTCTCATCCTGATTGACTACAAGTGGAAGACTAACTCAATCATTTGAAAAACATCAAACTTAAAGAAATGTTTCATCAATAGTTTATTGAATGTCAAAACTCTCTGAGTATACTAATTAGGAAACATAAGTTTTAAGTAAAACATCTTAAACTAAAAGAACTCTCCAAAACTAACTCATAAACATTGAAGTCCTCGGGAAGCAAGGAGGCCTCACTCAAAAGCTGACGATCGGATGGAGTGATCTCAACAAAATTCTTTTTGAAGATTCTAAGTACGTGAATCTGCATCATAAAAATATGcaggtcgaatgacatcagtaTATATTGAATGTGTAACGACTACAATAGATATACACATCTACTCAACTAAATGTAAAGAAATAAAGgagtaaatttattttaactttaaaaaaatacttactcATCTCTAAACTCAACATATTAtgcaatatgataaaaatacacTTTTAACTCTATTTGTGAGATGTTCTAATCGAAAGCATCACTATGATCAACGTGATGATATAACATCTCGCTCACACTATCAGAATTGTCATATACCTTGTGGAGATATAGAACaactcaactaagtggatccactaaaaTTTCACAAGTCGTATTTAACATGGTAGTCTCTTCCCCGCCCTTCAATACATCTCTGATCTCACCCCATCATAACACCCCTACCCCACCTTCAACTCCTATAGTGTTTTCCTATGTTATACACAAACAATTTTTAGATAATACgtatgaaatatttaaaaagtgatTTTAAAAATCCTTCGTATCAAATAACACTCtctcaaaattgaaaattcttCTTGAGAGTAGGAAAAAATAGGTCTAACGAGGATGACATGAGAAGAAGAGAGCAAACTATAGCCAAGAACAACTTGCCGAAACTATAAAATCCTAGCAACTTTATGGTCCGGCAAGTCATCCTTGGCTGCAACTTCACTCTCTACATCTTCATGCAAACCTCATAGACTAAACATTTTAGACTTGTCTATCAAATGATGTTGGCAGGGTGAGTATATATAGGCTAGGAAGTTAAGTTAGTAGGTCCATTTAACATCAGCAAAAATAAAGGGAttcttttgaaaaacaaaataattaagagATTTTCATGGCAATGAAACGAGCGAAAATCATACAGAgttaaatttcaataaaatagaaaacattggatattttttttgttatctattaaagTTTTGGTaggtaaaataattaagtacaTGTGCTTCTGAAAAAGGTAATAAGGCAGGAGCAAATCATAGACTtgcattctcaaaaaaattgtattgaaaatgtaagaaattatatattaagtatatagataaaaaattattttataaatattaaatcttgaaccttgtaaaaaataatttcttttcccCTAGGTGGAGCCAATTGGAGGTGATGATTGAGAAAACGATTCAATTAAATTTCCTTCGTTGAAATTTATATTGTGCTAacaaaattttttgatttattctaatattttgaattcacttaatataagaaaaacttctagtttataatattaaagGGAAGTTCAAAGTTATAAAGGTCTCTTATTTAGGCTAATAAGGATTATTATTTTAGGCACACACTATTGATTGTGGTTATTTAAAAGTAACTCTGTtgaacttatatttatttttttaaaatgtctagAAAAAGTCAATCTtctactcttaatgatatgttgttgttttttaggaaaaaaaaaaataataataattgagaCTTCCACTAGAAATCAACAGGAcagtaataattaattaagaaaataatagtcAATGAGTCTACTTTTATTTAGCTAGGAATAGTAGTCTAAAAATGCTATGTgcccaaaaaaagaaattgctTACTATATGCATGCAAAATCCTCCAATTATGTGCTCATAGGATGCAATTATTGTAACTCAAAACCTTCCAATTATGGTTTGATTAGTAGTGCTCTTAGTGTGTGGAGGGTCCCAATTAGTGATGGAGAAAAGAATGGCCATTGGTGAAAGGAATGTTTGAATTTGATaaagtggaaaaaaaaaaatagaatcaaatcTTTGAGAAAAGAggtttctttttttccttttggttccattttttaatgttattatatttttaaataaaatggcatgatttttgtattttgatttgtcaaagtcaataaataaattttcagtGATGCTCCCTCTAttctttatattaaatgtaattttGGAATATTTTTTCATTGTGCAAATTGTTCAAAAACTTAACAtcttgtttggatggttgttacTTGTGTATTATATTGTTGgtgtaaatataattttgattttgattgttacttaaattcTATTGTATCGTATAGTACCGTTGGACATTCTTTAAACCGGTCAATACTAATCTCACTGGAAAGACAGGTTCATAATCTTCATTACATCAAATCACTTTCAAGCATCAGTTGTTATCAAGAGACCAAAACCAATTTCTGGTCTCACTGGAAAAGAATCTCCCTTCAAGCTAATTAACCTGGAATCCTTCGATATCGGGGAAACAAGAGGTAATTCAAACTAATGCTAGAGCTATAAGTTTGATGTACTGTGCAGTTAGCAGAGCAGAGCAGAATACGACAAAATCTCTAATTGTGAaactacacaaaaaaaaaaaaagtgggaCAAACCTGAAGTAACTTATGAAGTGACCAGCAATGTGAAAGAAGCATGAATCAATTCACTGGTAAATTAATATGAACTGTTCAAAATGCCAGATGAACGGGAATGTAGAAAACAATGTTCTCAAGATTTAGCAAAATCATTTGCGAACTCAAAATCTCTGGGAATGATATACTCAAATAGACTACAAGTTATGGGAAACTAAAGCTGCTATTCTTGAAGTTCGAGATTTGCAACAAATGACCTATGATGAACTGTGAGGAGATCTTATGGCCCATGAACAAAATCATATCAACAAATACAATAACGATGATAAAAAGACACCTGTAGTGTTCATTGCTAGAACTCCTGAAATCGAGGAAAAATTCGATGAATCCTAAAGTAGGAAAATGTCACTCATAAATTGAGGAGTCAGACAAATACTTTGACAAAGAAGACAAAAACCTCAACAGAGACTATCATAGAAATAATGATTGATGCTATCACTATGGAAAACCTGGTCACATCAAACAAAATTGTCTGGAACTAAAAAGAAGGAACCACATTTGCTTCAAAAACAAACATTTTCTTTATGACTATGGGAGAATCAAGCGAGGTAAGACATCATGATTGCTCTAATTGTAACTTGAAAAGCTCTTTGGATATGGTTACTAGTGAATTGCAGAAGGTTATTGATGAATATAACAAAATTACTCAAGAAAAGACTAGCAAATTCTTCTTGAAGCAAGTCAAAAAGTTGGTGAAATCAAGATGCAAtcaaataacagcaagaaattaTCGAGTCATAGCTCAATCAGATCTAACAGATCCGTAGTCAACTCCTCTTAGGAACTCTTCTTTCATCATGCAAAATCTAGAGTGGTTTGTGGATAAAAAAGTTTTTGTGGTCGGATTGACAGGATTCCTTGCTTATCTTTCAAAGCTGAAACTTCTTCTGGAGTTAGCATAGCAGCAAAGCCACTTAGGACATTGTGATAGGAGTAATCAGTGTGTGACTATTCATAAAGaacatttattcataaatagTAAACATATTTTCGTCAAAATTCAGAAAGTTCCATGCGAAACCTTGCGGCCGTAAATGCCCCAGGGGGTGTTGGAAGGGGAGGGTACTACTCGCTAGCTGAACTTTCACTCTTTAGTCACAACATAAGAACATCAAGCAACGCGTCAAGGAGCAGCAAATTTCTGTGTTGTCCAGCAAAATGTGCATACTTTGAGAGAGGGATCTTACTATACACTCGGTGTGGCTGAgattgaattgcttcttgcTTGATCATTTTGTGAAATTGATTTGTCCAGTTACCATTTCTGGTTCCTGTGTTTATAGTTTCTCATTTGGTGTCAAAGCAAGCACAAAAGGATCCTACATCCACAGGTCAGTCAGAAATATTAGAGAGTTAAAGAGTCTCGACAACTTGGTAACATGTAAAGGAACATGTACTTGAGATAATAAACAGATGGGAAAAAGGACAATATACCCTcgaaatattgaaaatgatatGCACATACCCTCCGttatacttttgggacattggtcCCTACCGTCCATAAACTAGGGCATATATGCCCTTCACTCTAACGGAACACTAAATAGTGACACATGACACAATCTTATCCGTCGATCCGATATTTAAAAATGTcggtggataagattatgactcGTGTATGTCCGTTAGTATAAAGGGTAGGGTATATATGCGCTACTTTTGGACGGCAGGGGCAcaaatgtcccaaaagtataaTGGAGGGTATCTGCATAACATTTATGATAGTTCAGGgtatatttgttctttttcctTAAACAGATACGTATTAGACCATATATGTACCTGGCAAGTCAGACTTCACACGGAAGTATGTGGATTACTGAATCCAACAAACTGATCATGCATTCAGTTCAAGCCCTAACAACGATCATAGAGGTATCGGGTGGCCTATCCAACAATCCATGCTGCAAAGTTACATACTGTAGGCAAATAGTAAAATATCTTAAGTTAGTTGAATTGAGAATAACAAGTAATTCTATATCACTTGAAAGAAGATATAAGCTATTTCACCATGTCAAGAGATCTAAAAGGAGTGACCCAAGCTTGAAAATTGAAGTTTATTTAATAGAAAACAAGCTGTTTCATCAAAGCTAGTTTATCTCTCGACAACAACCTTTGAATTAAGACAGAGAAGCTATTAGGAATTTCCAATAACttatcataattttgaaaaattcaattacAATTCGTAGAATGTTCGAAGTTCATAACTATACACCTAGACATCCTAGAAAgtggaaaaaataactatagcTTTTGTTGTTACTGAATGAAACCCAACTAAAACTTGCATTACTGCAATGCAAACTAACTTCATTTCATGTGAAAAGTAGTACCAGCAGCTAGAGCAAATCATTAAAGACGTAAAGTCTAAAAACTTGAGCTTTCTTCTCATTAACCATGTTGTCAAAATCTTAAACATTTAACGAGCCAGATTTTCCTGCGTTCAATGCCTATCTTTTCTagtagttttttcttttaatacatGAATTCAATTCCACCTGATAAACATAGCAAGGTATATATTATCTTCATCCGCACCTTTCTACACAAGATTCACATTTGGAACATAACCTTCAATGGTCATCTCCTCGTACAACAAGTCTAGTGCTTGTTGAATCCCATCTATGATTGGATGTGACGAATCACCAGCACGAAATTCAACAAGTTGAGAATCCATCTCAATCCAGCTACAGCCTGGAATTTTAGTCACACCTTTTTGTCTCATTAATTGTCTCATCCTAGCTGAATCATCCCACCTTCGGAGGTTTGCATATATCTTGGatgatattatataattacCCGAATTTGACGGTTCCATCTCAAGGAGTAGCTGCATCACTCGTTCCCCGACATCAATATTTTTGAGCTTTTGACAGGCACCAAGCAATGCACCAAGTAAAATTTCATCTGGTTTTTGAGGCATCTTCTCAATGAAGTCCCATGCCTCATATACACGACCAGCACGAGACAAAAGGTCAACCATGCAAGAGTAATGCTCAACTTTTGGAACCAATCCAAATGATGAGTTCATTATATCAAAGATGTACTTCCCTTTATCAACCAACCCTGCATGTACACATGCTGAGAGTACTCCAACAAACGTGACATCATCTGGTCGGGCATCACTACTCTTGAGTGACATGCGCTCAAATAGGGATAATGCTTCTTGTGCTCTTCCGTGAAAGGCAAGAGCAGAAATCATTGTATTCCAAGAGACTTCATTTTTTCTAGGCATGctttcaaaaatttgatacgcATCATCCAGTTTGCCGGATTTTGCATACATATCAATTAAGGCCGTAGCTACATATATGTCATACTTTATTCCTCTTCTTGATGCATAGTCATCGATGCTTTTTCCGACATCCAGGGCTCCAATTGAAGCACATGCAGAGAGAACACTTACCAGTGTGATATTATTTGGGTTAACTCCTGCCTCCTTCATGGCATTGAACAAAGAGATTGTTTCATCGGACAACCCATTTTGTGCGTACCTGTAATAAGTACAATTCAGATCCATAGAAGAGACTAATATAGGAGAACATACAATGGCTGTACTAGTGAAACAGAAAAACCTCAACACGACTGGACATAAATCACAGCAGGCTTCATATTTTTTATGCTTCAAAACACAGTTATTCTTTTGGTTTTCTAAATGCACATTCATTTGAAAAAACTATAATGGATACCAATAGATTTGGACCACGAGAAACTAGCATAGGTTTCACATAGAGTTTATTGAAAAAAGTACTGCAAGCCAGATTTGGATTTGGGTATCCCTTGCACAAATACAAAAATGATACAAACAAGGACAACTACGCCTTAGTCCCAAGCAAGTTGTGGCGGTTATATtaatcctcttttttttttttttaataacactGGTATTTGAGCTATCTAATGTTCACCATGATTATTCCATGGGGTATTTGCCACCTCGCACCATCACAATACCGATAACTTTGTCCACCAAGACTTCCGCAGATGGGAAATCACCTAGTATGTTTGCCTTCGCTGAGCTTTGAACTTTAGGTCTCATGGTCCTCATTAAATCCTCACTTATCATGTTCCTCCTTTTAAGCTCATCTCAAGCCAATATTATACAAATGAAGAATAGAAGTTCTCTATATTTCTATTGACATAAAAATCTCAGATAGGCGAAAACTCCTAGAGAGCATAAGATCCAAAGTAAGTATACTAACATGATTAAAACATACTTCCAACATTATAGGTATCGCCTATATAGAGCCTTTTTTCCCCATTGTGACCGAATAGTAAAATGATGatctcaattaaaaaaaactgaCCATTTAACGCAAATAGAATGCAATTAAACTGTTGATGTAAGTGTTTACCCTGAAATCATTGCATTCCAAGTGATGGCGTCTTTCTTCTTCATGCCATCAAAGATCCTTCTAGCAGAAACCAAATCTCCACACTTTCCATACATGTTAATCAGAGCTGAACCAATAAAAGAATTCATCTCCATTCTCTTCCCCAGAACATACTCCTCCACCCACTTTCCCAAATTGACATCTCCCAAATCCCCACATGCCACAAGAACACTCACAAGACTCCTCTCATCAGGTTCAAACCCCTCATCCCTCATTTCCATAAACAATCCCACTGCCTCTCTTGAACAACCCGTTTGAGCATACCCCGAAATCATCGAATTCCACGAAACCAAATCTCTCAGTGAAATTTCATCAAACACCTTCCTTGCAAAACCCATTTTCCCAAAACGTGAATACATAGTAATCAAAGAATGACCGACATGAAAATCCACAAACAACCCATTTTTCACAACCTCACAATGAGCTAATCTACCAAGTTTCACAGCTAAAAGATTCCCACAACACATAAACACAAAAGGGTAGGTAAAATTATCAGTTTTCAAACCTAAAGACTTCATTTTGTGATAAAATTCTAAAGAAAGATCAAATTTTTGCCATGTTGTAGTTAACCCTCTTATCATAATATTAAATGCATACTCATTGGGGCTATGAATATGTGAAAAAAGAAGAGTAGCATAGTCGAAATTCTTGAGGTCTATTATTCTTGAAAGCAAAAAGTTGGCTTTGTCTATAGAGTAAATTAACATTTGGGCATGGATTTGTTGTACTTGTTTGATTGTAATGCATTTTTTCAACAGGAATAAGAGTTGTTGAGTAATGGGAAAACATTCTTGTTGATTATTGAAAGCTTGTTTTGTTGCTTCAATGGTGAAAAAGCGGGAGATTTTATATTGTTGGGATTTGGCTCTAAGAAACATTGTTTGTCTACTAACAAGTGAGAAGTAAGATGTTACAAGTACACAATTTTGGGTCGATATTTGGGCTTTCAAATTTACTATGGAGATTGGGTCTATCTTTGTTATTATTTGGTTCTAGACTATGTTATATGTCATGTTCCGGATcggaaaaattatgaaaatacacgtctttttgaaatctccttttatttttaaaatttttaaaaaaatttatttttttaatgtgttcgagctacatattaatgtatttgaatcagtatttaatgtattcgagctacATTTTATGTATCcggtttattttataatgtatcaaagctaatttttaatgtatccgagctacCTTTATGTATctgatttatgttataatgtatctgtgctatatattatgtatctgatttatgttataatgtatccGAATTACATAATATGTATctgatttatgttataatgtattCGAGCTCCATCTATTTAGTTCGAACTTATATAAACTTTACGCAACCTTTCTCTTCTTCTGTGTCCTGtctcctcctccttcttccTCTTGCGTCCTCCGCCTCCGTCATTTTCTTCCTCCtccttattccttttttttctttaaaactcGACGTACGGTAAAGGTGAACTATTTTGAAAGAATTATGCATATAAATATTGGA
Proteins encoded in this window:
- the LOC101268772 gene encoding pentatricopeptide repeat-containing protein At2g34400; its protein translation is MFLRAKSQQYKISRFFTIEATKQAFNNQQECFPITQQLLFLLKKCITIKQVQQIHAQMLIYSIDKANFLLSRIIDLKNFDYATLLFSHIHSPNEYAFNIMIRGLTTTWQKFDLSLEFYHKMKSLGLKTDNFTYPFVFMCCGNLLAVKLGRLAHCEVVKNGLFVDFHVGHSLITMYSRFGKMGFARKVFDEISLRDLVSWNSMISGYAQTGCSREAVGLFMEMRDEGFEPDERSLVSVLVACGDLGDVNLGKWVEEYVLGKRMEMNSFIGSALINMYGKCGDLVSARRIFDGMKKKDAITWNAMISGYAQNGLSDETISLFNAMKEAGVNPNNITLVSVLSACASIGALDVGKSIDDYASRRGIKYDIYVATALIDMYAKSGKLDDAYQIFESMPRKNEVSWNTMISALAFHGRAQEALSLFERMSLKSSDARPDDVTFVGVLSACVHAGLVDKGKYIFDIMNSSFGLVPKVEHYSCMVDLLSRAGRVYEAWDFIEKMPQKPDEILLGALLGACQKLKNIDVGERVMQLLLEMEPSNSGNYIISSKIYANLRRWDDSARMRQLMRQKGVTKIPGCSWIEMDSQLVEFRAGDSSHPIIDGIQQALDLLYEEMTIEGYVPNVNLV